Proteins from one Mercenaria mercenaria strain notata unplaced genomic scaffold, MADL_Memer_1 contig_1063, whole genome shotgun sequence genomic window:
- the LOC128551410 gene encoding uncharacterized protein LOC128551410: QTKTTEISPKCNVGTEGENKPDGTSASNGKTLTEEGKRTNLKTDGRQPTELDNNSNEKTRLEKETKQPGSNEISQKSNVGTNCEIKPDETSASNGKTLSAEEKVLSLESDGRQPAETDKNSNGETKLEKETKNQIEKAHTGDDTRAHANNETDGQRSPFSSIGDGIDVVFHILIPTSIISNSEKVFLIVGLKEYGGWKSRQNELHLVSKRTDYAEMHITLKMRRFELERYIYYKYAVASNSNTEDLCEWENYHCHSHINKHNNRTLYVPSRMSSNKGKYASGWPL, encoded by the exons CAAACGAAAACAACCGAGATTTCACCCAAGTGCAATGTCGGAACTGAAGGTGAAAACAAACCAGATGGAACTTCTGCCTCTAATGGGAAAACTTTGACTGAAGAAGGAAAAAGGACAAATTTAAAGACTGATGGAAGGCAGCCTACTGAATTAGACAATAATTCAAACGAAAAAACAAGATTGGAAAAAGAGACAAAG CAACCGGGATCTAACGAAATTTCGCAAAAGTCCAATGTCGGAACTAATTGTGAAATTAAACCAGATGAAACGTCTGCCTCTAATGGGAAAACTTTGAGTGCAGAAGAGAAAGTGCTGAGTCTAGAGTCTGATGGAAGGCAGCCTGCTGAAACAGACAAAAATTCAAACGGAGAAACGAAATTGGAAAAAGAGACAAAG aaCCAAATTGAGAAGGCGCATACCGGAGATGATACACGGGCACATGCAAACAACGAAACAGATGGTCAAAGAAG CCCTTTCAGTTCGATCGGAGACGGAATTGACGTTGTGTTCCACATTCTTATCCCAACAAGTATTATTTCGAATAGCGAAAAGGTGTTCCTAATCGTAGGTTTAAAAGAATATGGGGGTTGGAAGAGTAGACAAAATGAGTTACATCTTGTAAG CAAAAGAACTGACTATGCCGAAATgcatataactttgaaaatgAGAAGGTTTGAACTTGAACGCTATATTTACTACAAGTATGCAGTGGCGAGTAATAGTAATACGGAAGACTTATGTGAATGGGAAAACTACCACTGTCATTCACATATTAACAAGCACAACAACAGAACATTATATGTACCATCACGTATGAGTTCAAATAAAGGCAAGTATGCAAGTGGTTGGCCGTTGTGA